The Changchengzhania lutea genomic sequence CTTTAAAATCTAAAGCAGATCGGATTGACGAATTGGCTACTGATTTTAACGCCTATTTAGAAGGTTTAAAATCTAAAATGACTGCCAAACTTGATGATCCTACGGATTATGAGATTATGGATAAAGGAGATTATTTAGATGAAAATTTCTTTAAAGGCGATAAACTTAAACCAGAAGGTGAGAGGTTTTTAGCTGAAATGGCAAAGTTTAGAAACGGTGTTTCCGAAATTTTGAAAGGAGAGAAAGGTATGGAAACTGTCATTAAGGATGTTAACGATAAGTTTGCAACAGAACCTGTAAAGCGAGACGTTGGTACTCAAGATTGGTTAGATTACCATTATAAAGGGTTTCCTTTAGTGGCCTCATTAACTAAAATGACGCAGCTTCAAGCAGATATCAAAACGACAGAATCTGAAGTATTGTCAAATATGTTACAAGGGACACTCTCAAGTGAGGTTTCTATGACGAATTATACAACAATTCTTAAAACTTCAAAATCGGCTTATTTTAATAGTGAGCAATTTGATGGAGAAATTGTTTTAGGAAGAACAGATGAAAGTACAAAACCAAGTAGAGTTGAATTGACTCTTGATGGTAGAAAACTTACCGAAAACCAATATACTATCGAAGGCGGTAGAGTAAAATTAAAAGTTGGTACTGGTGGAGTAGGCGAACACAAAATTGAAGGGAAATTAATCTTTGCTCAAGATGGAGAAGAGATTGAAGTACCAGTTGTACAATCATTTGCTACCGTGGCAAAACCCAATTCAGCAACCATCTCTGCCGATAAAATGAATGTGGTATATAGAGGTGTGAAAAACCCTATGACTATTTCATTTGCAGGTATTCCAGACAATAAAGTGAACGCAAGTGCACAAGGTTTATCAAGAGCTGGAGGAAGCAAGTATGTCATGGATGCAACAACTATTAAAGGTAGGGAAGTAACCATTAATGTTACAGGTAAAATTGACGGACAAACCGTTAGTGATAGAGCAACTTTTAGAATTAAAGATTTACCAAAACCAACAGGAACTGTAAGAGGTGAAGACGGTGCTATTAAAATGCAACGTAACAGTTTAGAAATCTCTACAGTTGGTGCGAAATTTGATGATTTTGATTTTGAATTACCTTTACGTGTAACAGGATTTAAATTTAAAGTTCCCGGACAACCAACAATTAATGTTAATGGTAGTAAGTTAGACAGTAGAGCTAAAGCGGCATTGCGTAAAGCAAAACGTGGTTCAGATGTCACTATATTCGATATTGAAGCAAAAGCTAGTGGTGTAAGTGTTATACTTAAAAAAGTATCTCCAATTATCATAGAGCTTACAAACTAAAATATTAGGATTAGCGTTATCATAGAGTACCTAGTAATTAAAATGTATAAGAAGATGAATTTTAAAAGTGTTTTATTAACCGTTACAACCGTTTTTACTGTAGCAAGTGTATCTGCTCAAGCAAATATTCTTAATGCTAAAAGCCCTGAGGAAATTGGGGTGAGAACAGAAGCGCAGATTGCAGTAGATAACGATCAGCCATTAGAATATGGTTACGTTGACGATAGAGATATTCTATTTTCTAAAACGGTTTGGGAAAAAGTAGTGCTTGATGAGCGTGCAAATTTCCCATTATATTACCCTATTGATACCAATAATATTGGTAGCGACAGACGGTCATTATATGACGTACTTATGTTGAATATCAAAAATGGTAATATAGATAACATTTATGATGATTCGTATTTTACAACAAAACGTACTTTAAGGGATATTGAAGCTGCATTAGTAAAAGTTGATACTACCGAACTAGGGATAGAGCAATTAAATGCAGGTGAAGAATTATCGGCGGAATATATTGATAGAAGAGATATTACCGCTGCAGATATTAGAGAATATCACATTAGAGGCCTTTGGTACTTTGATAAACGTCAAGCCGAAATGAAATACCGTTTGCTGGGGATTGCTCCAGTAGCGCCAGATGTTAATTTTATTGATGAAGAAGAGCCGGATTTAGTACCACTTTTTTGGGTGTTTTTCCCAGATGCCAGAGCCGTATTACACGAGGCAAAAGCCTTCAATAATGAAAATAGTTCCATGCCATATTCTTTCGATCATATCTTAAATGCTAGACGCTTTCACGGATATATTTATAAAGAAGAAAACGTGCAAGGTGATAGAAAAATTACCGAATACGTTGCAGATAATGCATTGATGCAATTATTGGAATCTGAACGTATTAAAGATAAAATCAGAGATTTTGAATTAGATATGTGGACGTATTAAGTTCTTCTCCTTCTCGTCATAATTATTAAAAAACGCCCACCACATGTGGGTGTTTTTTATTTCATCATTTCAGAAAATATTGAAATATAATTTCTACGTAACTTCGCAAAATTATGACTGTAGATTATATCATTGTAGGCATTGGTTTAGCAGGAATCAGCTTTTGTGAACAATTGAGAAAACACAACAAGACGTTCGTCGTGTTTGAC encodes the following:
- the porM gene encoding type IX secretion system motor protein PorM/GldM — protein: MAGGNLSPRQKMINLMYLIFIAMLALNMSKEVLSAFGLMNEKLVESNEATTSRNESFMAGLEQKAVDQPEKYVPLKSKADRIDELATDFNAYLEGLKSKMTAKLDDPTDYEIMDKGDYLDENFFKGDKLKPEGERFLAEMAKFRNGVSEILKGEKGMETVIKDVNDKFATEPVKRDVGTQDWLDYHYKGFPLVASLTKMTQLQADIKTTESEVLSNMLQGTLSSEVSMTNYTTILKTSKSAYFNSEQFDGEIVLGRTDESTKPSRVELTLDGRKLTENQYTIEGGRVKLKVGTGGVGEHKIEGKLIFAQDGEEIEVPVVQSFATVAKPNSATISADKMNVVYRGVKNPMTISFAGIPDNKVNASAQGLSRAGGSKYVMDATTIKGREVTINVTGKIDGQTVSDRATFRIKDLPKPTGTVRGEDGAIKMQRNSLEISTVGAKFDDFDFELPLRVTGFKFKVPGQPTINVNGSKLDSRAKAALRKAKRGSDVTIFDIEAKASGVSVILKKVSPIIIELTN
- the porN gene encoding type IX secretion system ring subunit PorN/GldN — its product is MNFKSVLLTVTTVFTVASVSAQANILNAKSPEEIGVRTEAQIAVDNDQPLEYGYVDDRDILFSKTVWEKVVLDERANFPLYYPIDTNNIGSDRRSLYDVLMLNIKNGNIDNIYDDSYFTTKRTLRDIEAALVKVDTTELGIEQLNAGEELSAEYIDRRDITAADIREYHIRGLWYFDKRQAEMKYRLLGIAPVAPDVNFIDEEEPDLVPLFWVFFPDARAVLHEAKAFNNENSSMPYSFDHILNARRFHGYIYKEENVQGDRKITEYVADNALMQLLESERIKDKIRDFELDMWTY